From one Pontibacillus sp. HMF3514 genomic stretch:
- a CDS encoding YjcG family protein has product MKYGIAIFPSKKIQDVANSYRKRYDPHYALIPPHVTLKEAFEEDEENTDQLVQKLSKIAKETEPFTMNVNKLSTFAPVTNAIYMKVEPVEELVKLHERLHAEDIPNEKTYQFVPHITIAQKLSDDEHSDVYGSLKMMDHEFEETVDRFQLLYQLENGMWTVYETFHLGEG; this is encoded by the coding sequence ATGAAGTACGGTATAGCAATTTTTCCATCAAAAAAAATCCAAGACGTCGCGAACTCTTACAGAAAACGTTACGATCCACATTACGCGCTAATTCCTCCACATGTAACGTTAAAGGAAGCTTTTGAAGAAGACGAAGAAAACACAGATCAACTTGTTCAGAAGCTATCCAAAATTGCAAAAGAAACAGAGCCTTTCACTATGAATGTTAATAAGCTGAGTACTTTTGCTCCTGTAACAAATGCTATTTACATGAAGGTTGAACCAGTAGAAGAATTGGTTAAACTTCATGAGCGTCTACATGCAGAAGATATACCGAACGAAAAAACATATCAGTTTGTGCCACATATTACGATTGCTCAAAAGCTTTCAGATGATGAGCATTCGGATGTTTATGGATCATTAAAAATGATGGACCATGAATTCGAAGAAACCGTAGATCGTTTTCAACTGTTATATCAACTAGAAAACGGTATGTGGACTGTGTATGAAACATTCCATTTAGGTGAGGGTTAA
- a CDS encoding TRAP transporter permease, whose protein sequence is MQKYDPESGVRQLSGIVAKIVFFGLLAFSVYQLYFTVVHRLPAQIHRPIHLGFALALIFLLFPATKKLREKGKLSWIDYLLSILGVGVGLYWPLQYDELVVRASSINQTDFYVGILAVILVLEATRRAVGLPITVIAGLFLAYAYWGRQMPGFLKHRGVDLDNLVQSMYFTTEGILGTPLAVSATFIFLFLLFGSFLVQTGVGQYFNDLAVTIAGKRTGGPAKVAIFSSALQGTISGSSVANVVTSGSFTIPMMKKLGYRKEFAGGVEAAASTGGQLMPPIMGAAAFLMIEFIGIDYWTIAKAAAIPAILYFTGIYIMTHFEAKRNGLEGLSEEEMPDKKEVFKRLYLLLPLVAIVVFLASGLSVIMAAFLGILTTILVGLLRPERFRKLYIATFVVGAIGYPVLQLMLDGALPNKLLQTAFVGAAILTILVSYLFDGNFADTIDALVDGARTALGVVAATAAAGIIVGVVTKTGLGLKLANSLVALANEQILLTLFFTMIAAIILGMGSPTTANYVITSTIAAPAIILLGVQDLPAHLFVFYFGIIADITPPVALAAFAASGVSGGEPIRTGVNAAKLAIAAFIIPYMFVLQPQLLMIDTTFLELIWILFTAVTGMIAIGAGMIGYWYRKTYWIERILAVAGGLALIYPGWQSDTAGLITFGALIGAQFLFKRDMIGKPVTKAS, encoded by the coding sequence ATGCAGAAGTATGACCCTGAATCAGGTGTCAGACAACTCTCAGGTATCGTAGCCAAAATTGTCTTTTTTGGTTTACTAGCCTTTTCAGTTTATCAACTTTATTTTACAGTTGTGCATCGACTGCCAGCTCAAATTCATAGACCTATTCACCTTGGTTTTGCTTTAGCTCTTATCTTTTTACTTTTTCCGGCTACAAAAAAGCTGCGAGAAAAAGGGAAATTAAGTTGGATTGACTACCTATTATCCATACTAGGTGTAGGAGTAGGGCTATATTGGCCTTTACAATATGACGAACTTGTTGTTAGAGCAAGCTCGATTAACCAAACGGACTTTTATGTCGGTATTCTTGCTGTGATTCTAGTTTTAGAAGCAACAAGAAGAGCGGTAGGACTCCCAATTACTGTTATTGCCGGATTATTTTTAGCGTATGCTTATTGGGGCCGTCAAATGCCGGGGTTTCTGAAACATAGAGGAGTGGACTTGGATAACCTTGTTCAATCCATGTATTTCACAACAGAAGGTATTCTAGGTACGCCACTAGCCGTGTCAGCTACGTTTATTTTCCTCTTCCTATTATTTGGATCATTCCTGGTTCAAACAGGAGTAGGACAGTACTTTAATGACCTTGCTGTAACCATAGCAGGTAAACGTACTGGTGGACCTGCGAAAGTGGCGATTTTCTCAAGTGCTTTACAGGGAACTATTAGTGGTAGTTCCGTAGCAAACGTTGTAACATCAGGTTCTTTTACAATTCCGATGATGAAAAAACTCGGCTATCGTAAAGAATTTGCTGGTGGCGTTGAAGCAGCAGCCTCTACAGGTGGACAGCTCATGCCGCCAATTATGGGTGCAGCTGCATTTCTTATGATTGAATTTATCGGAATCGATTATTGGACGATTGCAAAAGCTGCAGCGATCCCAGCGATTCTATACTTTACTGGTATTTATATCATGACGCACTTTGAAGCGAAGCGTAATGGCTTGGAAGGCTTAAGTGAAGAAGAAATGCCCGATAAAAAAGAGGTATTCAAAAGACTTTACTTATTATTACCTCTTGTGGCGATCGTTGTCTTCTTGGCTTCAGGTTTAAGTGTTATCATGGCGGCATTCTTAGGAATTCTAACGACTATTTTAGTTGGTTTATTACGTCCTGAGCGTTTCCGTAAGCTTTACATCGCAACATTTGTAGTAGGGGCCATTGGTTACCCAGTCTTGCAATTGATGCTTGATGGAGCATTACCAAACAAGCTGCTTCAAACAGCATTTGTTGGTGCAGCGATCTTAACGATTCTAGTTAGTTACTTATTCGATGGTAACTTTGCTGATACAATTGATGCTCTTGTTGATGGTGCTCGCACTGCGCTAGGCGTAGTAGCAGCAACAGCTGCTGCAGGTATTATCGTGGGCGTTGTGACGAAAACAGGATTGGGTCTGAAGCTCGCTAACAGTCTTGTGGCATTAGCAAATGAACAGATTCTATTAACGTTGTTCTTTACAATGATTGCAGCGATTATCCTTGGAATGGGATCGCCGACAACAGCGAACTACGTTATCACATCAACGATCGCAGCACCAGCGATTATTCTGCTAGGTGTTCAAGATCTACCTGCGCACTTATTCGTGTTCTATTTCGGTATTATTGCCGATATTACACCACCAGTTGCCCTGGCTGCCTTTGCTGCATCAGGTGTATCAGGTGGAGAACCAATACGAACCGGAGTCAACGCCGCAAAACTTGCCATTGCAGCGTTTATCATCCCGTACATGTTCGTATTGCAGCCTCAGTTGCTCATGATTGATACGACATTCTTGGAGCTTATCTGGATTTTATTCACGGCGGTAACAGGTATGATTGCCATTGGAGCCGGCATGATCGGTTACTGGTATCGCAAAACGTATTGGATCGAGCGTATCCTAGCTGTAGCTGGCGGACTCGCATTGATCTATCCTGGCTGGCAATCTGACACAGCTGGACTTATAACGTTCGGTGCTCTTATCGGAGCTCAGTTCTTGTTCAAGCGTGATATGATTGGTAAGCCGGTTACGAAAGCTTCATAA
- a CDS encoding MBL fold metallo-hydrolase has product MQLTQINQNLFYFKGPVNIGYIWQGDSGMLVDAGIDAQTMKKVLKQLDEQNYPVTHLFITHAHSDHYGGGSYLQQDRPVYTFAPFYEEAILRNPSLEPLYLFGGNDPIPELRNKFLEGKSIFIDEVLQEGVYERDGFNFTTYLLPGHSYYQLGIFIHDCLFAGDSYFSEELLHKHKIPFLTDAHLAIQSLYKLKDIPAQGALPGHGVYEEDFHQTVDANIAYHHELLHMLREFIKENEPVAHEDLIVYMCEEYEIQTPQLSQWLMFRTAVTAYLLALVKQEQVEHKIEHYRWIFKIKGEA; this is encoded by the coding sequence ATGCAGCTCACCCAAATCAACCAAAACCTTTTTTATTTTAAAGGTCCAGTCAACATCGGTTATATCTGGCAAGGAGATTCAGGTATGCTTGTTGATGCGGGAATTGATGCGCAAACTATGAAAAAAGTGCTAAAGCAGCTCGATGAACAAAATTATCCTGTCACGCATCTATTTATTACCCACGCACATTCCGATCACTACGGAGGTGGGTCATATCTGCAGCAGGATCGACCGGTTTATACGTTTGCTCCGTTTTATGAGGAGGCGATTTTACGAAATCCTTCATTAGAGCCTCTGTATTTATTCGGAGGAAATGATCCTATTCCAGAGTTACGAAACAAATTTTTAGAAGGAAAGTCCATCTTTATTGATGAAGTATTGCAAGAAGGTGTTTATGAACGTGATGGCTTTAACTTCACAACGTACTTACTTCCTGGTCACAGCTATTATCAATTAGGAATTTTCATTCATGATTGTTTATTTGCAGGGGATAGCTACTTTAGTGAGGAGTTGCTTCATAAACATAAAATTCCTTTTCTAACCGATGCGCATTTGGCGATTCAATCCTTGTACAAGCTTAAGGATATTCCAGCGCAAGGTGCTCTGCCAGGACATGGCGTATATGAAGAAGATTTTCATCAAACGGTAGATGCTAATATTGCTTATCACCATGAGCTTCTACATATGCTGAGAGAGTTTATTAAAGAAAATGAACCTGTGGCCCATGAAGATCTAATCGTATATATGTGCGAGGAGTATGAAATTCAAACGCCTCAGCTATCACAATGGCTTATGTTTCGTACAGCTGTTACAGCTTACCTCCTTGCATTGGTTAAGCAGGAGCAAGTGGAGCATAAGATTGAACATTACAGATGGATATTTAAAATAAAAGGAGAAGCCTAG
- a CDS encoding DUF4440 domain-containing protein, producing MIDLEQVKEEIYALETKLLKPETRASRDELDQLLADDFFEFGSSGHSFDKENVLNRLPKAKQAEGFSLTNFDARLLASDVVLTTFKTYKASKDQYALRSSIWKKNNGRWQMTFHQGTLIERLKKGR from the coding sequence ATGATTGATCTTGAGCAAGTAAAAGAAGAAATCTATGCATTAGAGACAAAGCTGTTAAAACCAGAAACTCGTGCTTCTAGAGATGAGTTGGATCAATTATTAGCGGATGATTTTTTTGAGTTCGGCAGTTCAGGTCATTCTTTTGATAAAGAGAATGTATTAAACCGTCTCCCAAAAGCTAAGCAGGCTGAAGGGTTCTCATTAACAAATTTCGATGCAAGACTACTGGCTTCTGACGTAGTTCTTACTACATTTAAAACGTACAAAGCGTCCAAAGACCAGTACGCTTTACGCAGTTCCATCTGGAAAAAGAATAACGGTAGATGGCAAATGACGTTTCATCAGGGAACGCTGATTGAGCGGTTGAAGAAAGGACGTTAA
- a CDS encoding GNAT family N-acetyltransferase has protein sequence MNIIKVSNEQEQKDAYFVRQKVFVEEQHVSLEEEMDQFDDIATHFVGYEDNLPVAASRLRYVEGYGKLERICILKKYRGRGYGKQMILHMEQEVSDQGYEKSKLNAQTQALDFYKNLGYEVVSEEFMDAGIPHVTMTKEIK, from the coding sequence GTGAACATTATAAAAGTATCAAACGAACAAGAACAAAAAGATGCCTATTTTGTTCGCCAAAAAGTATTCGTAGAGGAACAGCACGTTTCACTTGAAGAAGAAATGGACCAATTCGATGATATCGCAACCCATTTTGTTGGGTATGAGGACAATCTTCCAGTGGCTGCAAGCCGTCTACGTTATGTAGAAGGCTATGGAAAACTTGAACGCATTTGTATTTTAAAAAAATACCGCGGTCGAGGCTATGGTAAGCAAATGATTCTACACATGGAACAAGAAGTCAGTGATCAAGGCTATGAAAAGTCCAAGCTTAACGCTCAAACACAAGCACTAGACTTCTACAAAAACCTTGGATATGAAGTTGTTTCTGAAGAGTTTATGGATGCTGGAATTCCACATGTAACCATGACAAAGGAAATCAAGTAA
- a CDS encoding Type 1 glutamine amidotransferase-like domain-containing protein, protein MTNLFLSGGGDEIQTKDIDQAFVQSINKHKPMLYIPIAMDEKHIPYESCYEWITNAFKSIGVNHITMWTDLCGKSLEDLQGVSSVYIGGGNTFSLLHELTQTGFIDVLSLYIAKGGIVYGGSAGAIVLGKDIRTCAHMDTNKIGLKMTEGLNLVDEYAIWCHYHPEQDELIHTYQKDYQQNVIALTEETGLKITEQGIKVIGSKKAYCFSREGKSVLEVSHYINI, encoded by the coding sequence ATGACTAATTTATTTCTTTCTGGTGGAGGAGATGAAATCCAAACGAAGGATATCGATCAAGCTTTTGTTCAATCCATTAACAAGCACAAACCAATGTTATATATTCCAATAGCAATGGATGAAAAACACATTCCCTATGAATCTTGTTATGAGTGGATTACAAATGCGTTTAAATCTATTGGGGTTAATCACATTACAATGTGGACGGATTTGTGCGGGAAGTCTCTTGAAGATTTACAGGGGGTCTCTTCTGTTTATATAGGTGGAGGGAATACATTTAGTTTACTGCATGAGCTAACCCAAACAGGTTTTATTGATGTTCTCAGTCTTTATATTGCCAAAGGTGGCATCGTATATGGAGGAAGTGCGGGGGCCATTGTTCTAGGAAAAGATATTAGAACTTGCGCCCATATGGATACAAATAAAATAGGATTAAAAATGACAGAGGGGTTAAATCTGGTAGATGAATACGCCATTTGGTGTCATTACCATCCTGAACAAGACGAACTTATTCATACGTATCAAAAAGATTATCAACAAAATGTCATTGCTTTAACTGAAGAGACGGGACTTAAAATAACAGAGCAAGGAATCAAAGTAATTGGGAGTAAAAAAGCTTATTGTTTCTCTAGGGAAGGGAAGAGTGTTTTGGAGGTCTCACATTACATAAACATATAG
- a CDS encoding DUF421 domain-containing protein, producing MVYSQILIETIIGFLCLFVLTKVLGKTQITQITAFDFIAALVLGELVGNALYDKEVGIFQVLYAVFLWGLLIYITEWVTQKFKGSRALLEGRPSVIIYKGKLQYQNMKKGRLDINQLQHLLRSKEVFSIQDVEYAVLETDGTVSVLRKSLEQTPSRGDLNLTPQTVELARTLISDGEIVWDNLSEEGLDEGWLEKELQKQQFTSAKEVLYAEYKKGEALHVQPY from the coding sequence TTGGTTTATTCTCAAATTTTAATTGAAACGATCATCGGCTTTTTATGCTTATTTGTCCTAACCAAAGTACTTGGTAAAACTCAAATCACACAAATTACGGCATTCGATTTTATTGCAGCGCTTGTTCTTGGTGAGCTCGTTGGTAATGCTTTATACGATAAAGAGGTGGGCATATTCCAAGTACTCTATGCTGTCTTTTTATGGGGATTGTTGATCTACATAACCGAGTGGGTTACGCAAAAGTTCAAAGGATCCAGGGCACTTCTAGAAGGACGACCTAGTGTGATTATATATAAAGGAAAATTACAATATCAAAACATGAAAAAAGGGAGACTGGATATCAACCAACTCCAGCACCTTCTTCGTTCCAAAGAAGTTTTTTCAATACAGGATGTAGAATATGCCGTCCTTGAAACAGATGGGACTGTATCAGTCTTACGAAAATCACTTGAACAAACACCGAGTCGAGGAGACCTTAACTTAACTCCACAAACTGTTGAATTAGCCCGAACGTTAATTAGTGATGGTGAAATCGTGTGGGATAACTTAAGTGAAGAAGGATTAGATGAAGGATGGCTAGAAAAAGAACTGCAAAAACAACAATTCACTTCAGCCAAAGAGGTACTCTATGCTGAATACAAAAAAGGAGAAGCCCTACATGTACAACCATACTAG
- a CDS encoding DUF1360 domain-containing protein: MSVSWMELLILVFASFRITRLFVYDSITEWIRRPFHRYVEHETEDGETETYIEIKGRGVRAFIGELLSCHWCTGFWVSAVVLISFLYVPILYPLWIIYAISGVVALIFEIFQGK; the protein is encoded by the coding sequence ATGTCTGTGTCATGGATGGAACTATTAATCTTAGTTTTTGCAAGTTTTCGAATTACTCGATTGTTCGTGTACGATTCAATTACAGAGTGGATAAGAAGACCGTTTCATAGATATGTAGAGCATGAAACAGAAGATGGGGAAACGGAAACCTACATTGAAATAAAAGGTCGTGGGGTCCGTGCTTTTATAGGAGAGCTATTGAGCTGCCATTGGTGTACTGGTTTTTGGGTTTCGGCAGTCGTTCTGATAAGTTTTTTATATGTTCCGATCCTGTATCCTTTATGGATCATTTATGCGATTAGTGGCGTGGTGGCACTCATATTTGAAATTTTTCAAGGGAAGTAG
- a CDS encoding AlpA family transcriptional regulator has protein sequence MRHDIRPNERAYSTKEVAEEVGLATTTVRKYGQILERNGYEFFKDGDRRIFVRSDIEAIIAIRDTENPKDDTAQEVMKKQKERLDSGNETSVTTPDTYDNSLQDPGQLKELLKVLANELAATNEMNTQLRNDVSHLKTAVSQLQQDHHAISSGVGNFSQKTHTNMEKLMEQQKTQYEELLEQEKEKSEFLLEEIRNMREDQNKEWQLQSDFNKRLEENVQKEQKESIEKPKGFWAKLLFLLRN, from the coding sequence TTGCGACACGATATACGACCAAATGAACGAGCTTATTCTACGAAGGAAGTTGCTGAAGAAGTTGGACTTGCCACCACGACTGTTCGAAAGTATGGACAAATCTTGGAGCGAAATGGATACGAGTTTTTTAAAGACGGAGACCGCCGTATCTTTGTGCGATCTGACATCGAAGCCATTATAGCGATACGTGATACGGAGAATCCGAAAGACGATACGGCGCAAGAAGTAATGAAGAAGCAGAAAGAAAGGCTTGATAGTGGGAATGAAACAAGTGTAACGACCCCCGATACATATGACAATTCACTACAAGACCCTGGTCAGCTTAAAGAGTTGTTAAAAGTATTAGCGAATGAATTAGCTGCAACAAATGAGATGAACACTCAACTGAGAAATGATGTGTCTCATCTTAAAACAGCCGTTTCCCAACTTCAGCAAGATCACCATGCCATTAGTTCCGGTGTAGGAAACTTCTCGCAGAAAACGCATACCAACATGGAAAAATTAATGGAACAACAAAAGACTCAGTATGAAGAATTATTGGAACAAGAAAAGGAAAAAAGTGAATTCTTGTTAGAAGAAATACGAAATATGCGAGAAGATCAAAATAAGGAATGGCAATTACAGAGTGATTTTAATAAGCGCTTAGAAGAAAACGTGCAAAAGGAACAAAAGGAAAGCATCGAAAAGCCTAAAGGTTTTTGGGCAAAGCTTTTATTCTTACTTCGTAATTAG
- a CDS encoding TAXI family TRAP transporter solute-binding subunit — protein sequence MNMKKGLLSMALLLALSTILAACGGGSADGGNGGEGEDGGTQFLGILTGGSQGTYYPLGGTFQTIINNNVDGVDATANSSGASVENMKKLADGSGEMAFVQTDIAAYAAEGKLMFEGNKIDNVQAIGSLYPETIQIVTTKGSGVKSVEDLKGKTVSLGNIGSGTRANAKNILKAHGLSEEDMTVRNLSFGESTDGIKDGSIDAAFITSGTPTGAVEGLAATQDISIVPIKEEKINELKEEYPYYAKDTVKEGTYGLKEDVTTVAVQAMLVVKKDLSEEVVYNVTKAIFNNTDKVTHSKGEFISAESALNGVGIELHPGAKKYFDEKGISKD from the coding sequence ATGAACATGAAAAAAGGTTTATTGTCTATGGCGCTTTTGTTAGCGCTTTCCACAATCCTTGCTGCTTGCGGAGGCGGATCTGCTGACGGCGGTAACGGCGGTGAAGGAGAAGATGGTGGAACACAGTTCTTAGGAATTTTAACGGGTGGATCTCAGGGTACATATTATCCACTTGGCGGTACTTTCCAAACAATCATCAATAATAACGTTGATGGTGTTGATGCAACAGCAAACTCTTCAGGCGCATCTGTAGAGAACATGAAAAAGCTTGCTGATGGTAGTGGTGAAATGGCGTTTGTTCAAACGGACATCGCAGCTTATGCAGCTGAAGGTAAGCTAATGTTCGAAGGTAACAAGATCGATAATGTACAAGCAATTGGATCTCTTTACCCTGAAACGATTCAAATTGTAACGACTAAAGGATCTGGAGTTAAATCTGTAGAAGATTTAAAAGGTAAAACGGTTTCACTAGGTAATATCGGTTCTGGTACAAGAGCAAATGCTAAAAATATTCTTAAAGCTCATGGTTTGAGTGAAGAGGATATGACGGTACGTAACCTAAGCTTTGGTGAGTCTACAGACGGTATTAAAGACGGATCTATCGATGCAGCGTTCATCACATCTGGTACTCCAACTGGCGCTGTTGAAGGACTTGCTGCAACACAAGATATTTCGATCGTTCCAATTAAAGAAGAGAAGATCAATGAGCTAAAAGAAGAGTACCCTTACTATGCTAAGGATACGGTTAAAGAAGGTACGTATGGTCTTAAAGAAGACGTAACAACAGTAGCTGTTCAAGCGATGCTTGTTGTAAAGAAAGACCTTAGTGAAGAGGTTGTGTATAACGTAACGAAAGCAATCTTCAACAACACAGATAAAGTTACACACTCTAAAGGTGAGTTTATTTCTGCTGAATCTGCTCTTAACGGTGTAGGTATTGAATTGCACCCAGGTGCGAAGAAATACTTCGACGAAAAGGGTATCAGCAAAGACTAA
- a CDS encoding DUF1850 domain-containing protein has product MNTLKRKSIVTIVIISLTLIAGLTALIFYPNHYVLTFQNQRTNELLSYIPVNEHDVIELRYTHSVHLSEVRELYRVKEGMMKPEKLIYEDTAIGMPSDAHGGDTFRTEDGKYIIEKSKDAKAFPYINLSVGQVRAKHKIIYQNQKFLLKKFVGAGTNIQIKAKHLSRWQLLEGVNMLE; this is encoded by the coding sequence ATGAACACATTAAAGCGAAAATCAATCGTTACAATCGTAATCATTTCCCTCACCTTAATAGCGGGTTTAACCGCGCTCATCTTTTATCCAAACCACTATGTATTAACCTTTCAAAATCAACGGACAAACGAGCTTTTGTCCTATATCCCTGTTAATGAACATGATGTAATTGAACTGCGGTACACGCATTCTGTGCATTTATCTGAAGTTCGGGAGTTGTATCGGGTGAAAGAGGGAATGATGAAACCAGAGAAGCTTATATACGAAGATACAGCAATTGGAATGCCCTCAGATGCCCATGGTGGTGACACATTCCGAACTGAGGATGGTAAATATATTATAGAAAAAAGCAAAGATGCAAAGGCTTTTCCTTACATAAACCTCTCAGTCGGACAGGTGAGAGCAAAGCACAAAATCATCTATCAAAATCAGAAATTTTTATTAAAGAAATTCGTCGGAGCAGGAACCAATATTCAAATCAAAGCAAAGCATTTGAGTAGGTGGCAGCTCTTGGAAGGAGTGAATATGCTTGAGTGA
- a CDS encoding esterase family protein: MGRKGTMEEESINSIYLDETMTVKIYKPSSFSPLYKYHICIMQDGNDYLQLGRVATLSDRYHEDGTIENTIFVGIHYQDKHDRRNKYHPEGEQFVDYMKFLANEVVPMLDEKLPTYHMGGCRALMGDSLAGTMALMTAVKYPNTFGKVIMQSPYVDDFVMEQVKDSTSVQSMEIYHTIGTEETEVETTNGAVQDFLTPNRKLKEFLQNQCSEYIYHELDGNHTWKHWQKDLKRAIPTMFGNESH, encoded by the coding sequence ATGGGTAGAAAAGGCACAATGGAAGAAGAATCAATTAATAGTATTTACTTAGATGAAACGATGACGGTGAAAATTTATAAGCCATCCTCGTTTTCCCCCTTATATAAATATCACATCTGCATCATGCAGGATGGAAATGACTACTTACAATTGGGTCGTGTTGCCACGTTAAGTGATCGTTATCATGAAGATGGGACGATTGAAAATACGATTTTTGTAGGCATTCATTATCAAGACAAGCACGATCGTCGTAATAAGTATCACCCAGAAGGAGAACAGTTCGTTGATTATATGAAGTTTTTAGCGAATGAGGTTGTTCCTATGTTGGATGAGAAATTGCCAACGTATCACATGGGTGGTTGTCGAGCACTAATGGGAGACTCACTGGCAGGAACAATGGCACTTATGACGGCAGTGAAATATCCAAACACATTCGGCAAAGTTATTATGCAGTCTCCGTATGTTGATGACTTTGTAATGGAACAAGTTAAAGATAGCACAAGTGTACAATCCATGGAGATCTATCATACAATCGGTACTGAAGAAACCGAAGTGGAAACGACAAACGGTGCTGTGCAAGACTTTCTAACACCGAATCGTAAACTTAAAGAATTTCTACAAAACCAATGTTCCGAATACATCTACCATGAATTAGATGGAAATCATACATGGAAACATTGGCAAAAAGACCTAAAAAGAGCAATTCCTACAATGTTTGGGAATGAATCTCATTAA